The sequence below is a genomic window from Candidatus Schekmanbacteria bacterium.
TACATATGGTATAGGATATCTTGAAAAATATAAAGCATAATCATTTTTATCTGTTACAACTTTTACAACATTAGGGTCATTCATTTCATCTTCATTGGTAATAAGTTTTTTAAAACTGCAAACAGGAAAATTGCCATTCTTTTTCATTTCAATTATAGAAGAGTCTATAATAGCAGGATCAATCAATGGCTCATCACCCTGAAGATTGACAATAATTTCCGAATCGCTTTTTTGTGCAGCTTCTGCTACTCTATCTGTTCCGGATTTGTGTGCCTTGGAAGTTATAACAGCTCTATATCCGTTTCTTTTGACTATTTCTTCAATTTCCACACTGTCTGTAGCGACAACGACTTCATCTACCTCTTTTGCAGAAAGAGCTCTTTCAACAACATGGATTATCATCTCTTTGTTTTTAATTTTAGCGAGAGGTTTGCCGGGGAATCGTGTTGACTCATATCTCGCAGGAATAATTACAGATGCTTTCATAAT
It includes:
- the kdsB gene encoding 3-deoxy-manno-octulosonate cytidylyltransferase, coding for MKASVIIPARYESTRFPGKPLAKIKNKEMIIHVVERALSAKEVDEVVVATDSVEIEEIVKRNGYRAVITSKAHKSGTDRVAEAAQKSDSEIIVNLQGDEPLIDPAIIDSSIIEMKKNGNFPVCSFKKLITNEDEMNDPNVVKVVTDKNDYALYFSRYPIPYVKEKMSKRRLHFKHIGIYTFRREFLPIFSSLQPSPLEMSESLEQLRIIENGYKIKVIETEYESLSVDTPEDLTTIERFIDKNEN